The genomic stretch GTGCTGGTGCTCCCGGCGGGCCTCGACGCGGCGGAGGCGGCCGACCTCGCACGGGCCTTCGCGGCGCTGGGTGCGCGACACCTGGTCGCGACTCGGCTCGATTCCGCGCGACGCCTCGGTGCCGTGCTCGCCGCCGCCGAGGCCGGGCCGCTCCACCTGGCGGAGGGTGGCGTCGGGCCCGATGTGGCGGACGGGCTCGAACCGCTCTCGCCGGGGGGCCTGGCCGCGCGGCTGCTTGCCCCCCGCCGCGCCCCGCAGGAGGCCGCATGACATGAGCCACGCCGCAGCAGTCCCGCAGCCCGCGGCCGGGCGCGTCATCGCCATCGCCTCCGGCAAGGGGGGCGTGGGGAAGACCTGGTTCGCCATCACCCTCGCGCAGGCCATGGCGCGCCGGGGCGCGCGCGTGCTGCTGGTCGATGCCGACCTCGGCCTCGCCAACGTGGATGTGCAACTGGGCTTCCAGCCCGAGCGCGACCTCTCGGCCGTGATCTCCGGCCGGCTGACGACCGAAGCCGCAGCCACGCGCCATGCCGCGGCGGGCATCGACATCCTGGCCGGGCGGTCGGGATCGGGCGCGCTGGCGTCGCTCGAAGGGGTCGCGCTCGATGTCGTGCTCGCCGCCATCGCGGGCGCGGCCGTGCGCTGGGACCGTGTGGTGGTGGACCTGGGCGCGGGGCTTGAGGCGCCGCAACGGCGCATCGCGGCTGCAGCGGATACGCTGCTGGTACTCGCCACCGAGGAGCCGACCAGCCTGACCGACGCCTATGCCGTGCTGAAGCTGCATGCGGCGGACCGGCCGGGCGGCGATGCCCGCATCGTGGTGAACCTGGCGGCCGATGCCGCGGGGGGCCTGCGCACGCATGCGGCGCTGGCGCGCGCGGCGGCCACCTTCCTCAGGCGCGACATTCCGCTGGCCGGCGTGGTACGGCGCGATGCGAAGGTGCGCGACGCGATCCGCCACCAGGCCCCGCTGCTCACGCGCCATCCAGGCTGCATCGCGGCGCGCGACGTGGAGGCGATCGCTCGCGGACTGGCCTGAGAACGCACCTTCTGGCGCGTTCCCGACGTGCGACACCGAGGGCGCCGTCGCGCGCCCAGGCTTGCGCCGCTTGCCCCCACGGTGTTGTACGGTGGGGCATGCTCGCGTTGATCAGGCAGGACCGCGACCTCAGGGTGGACATCGTCCGCGGCTTCGCGCTGTGGGCCATCTTCGTGAACCACACGCCGGGCAACTGGCTGGGCTACATCACGCCGCGCAACTACACCCTGGCAGACGCAACCGAGGCCTTCGTGATGCTGGCCGGCTACGCGGCCGGTCTCGCCTACGGCATCGTGATGGACCGGCAGGGCTGGTTCTTCGCCGCATCCCGCGTCATGGGGCGTGTCTTCACACTGTATGTCGCGCATATCTTCCTGCTGGTGCTGTTCACCGCGCAGGTCGGCTTTTCCGCCGAACGGCTGGATGCGGCGGCGTATCTCGACGAACTGCACCTCGACCCCTTCGCCACCGAACCCTACCGCGCGCTGCTCGAGGCGCTGCTGCTGCGCTACCAGCCCTCCTTCCTCAACATCCTGCCGCTCTACATCGTGGTGCTGGCGATGTTCGCGCTGGCCATGCCGCTGATGCGCCGGCCCTGGCTGATGCTGGCGCTGTCCGTTGGCCTGTGGGTCTGCGCACGCGCCTTCGACCTCACGCTGCCCTCCTGGCGGGGCGAGGACTGGTTCTTCAACCCGCTGGCCTGGCAGTTGCTGTTCTTCATCGGCTGCGCGATCGGCTACCGGCCGCCGGGCGGGGCGGCGCTGTCGGTGCCCTGGCGTCCCTGGGCGGGGGCCTTGTGCTGGCTGCTGTTGGCCGCGGGAGCGGCAATGACGGTGCTGATCTATTTCCAGTGGGATTTCGCGGAGGCGAGCCTGCCCGCCTTCGCGCCCTTCCTGGCGGCGATCGACAAGGCATCGCTGCACCCCATGCGGCTGCTGACCATGCTGGCGCTGACCTACCTGATCGCGCACGGCATCCCGCGCGACGCCGCCTGGATGCGGACGCGCCCGGCGCTGCTGCTGGCGCTGCTCGGCCAGCAGGCGCTGCCGGTGTTCTGCGCCGGGATCGGCCTGTCCTTCGCCGCGCGCCTGGCGCTGGAATTCTCCGACGGCTGGGCGGTCCAGGCGGTGGTGAACCTTGTGGGCGCAGCGCTGCTGGTCGGCCTCGCGGTCCTGACCGCTTGGTACGGGGCCGAAAAGCGGGCGGTCCGGCGTCCGCCGCCACCCTTGCAGGCGCCGGCGACGGGCGATAGTCGTTAGTCATGCGCTTCGTCCTGGCCCTGCTGGTCGGGTTGAGCCTTGCCTGGCCGGTCGCGGCCGTGCAGGGGCCGGGCTGTGGCGCCCCGGCGGAATGGCTGGAATCACCGCCGTTGCGCGCCACCGCCACGGGCATCGCCACCGGCCGGCTGCGCATCCTGGCGGTGGGGTCCGCCTCGGTCTCTGGTCCGGGCGTGACGGCACCGGCGGCCGCCTGGCCCGCCCGGCTTGAGGCGCTGCTGCGCGAACGCCGCCCGGACCTGGCCCTGACCTTCGAGGTGCGCGGCGCGCGCGGTTCGACCGCGACGGACCAATGGCGCCAGATCGAGGAAGCTCTGCGCGCTGGGCCGATCGACCTGGTCATCTGGCAGGCCGGCATGACCGAGGCGGTGCGCGGCCTGCCGATCGACGACATGGCGGCGGTGATCTCGCAGGGGCTGGACCGCCTGCATGCCCGCGGCGTGGACGCCATCATCATGGGCATCCAGTACAGCCGCTTCCTGCGCGCCAATGCCGAGGTGGACCCGTATCGCGATGCGCTGCGCGTGCTGGCGGCGGCCGGGCATGCCGGCTTCTTCTCGCGCTACGACATCATGCGAGCGTGGGCCGAGGCCGGTACGGTCGACATGGAACGCGCCCAGCGCGACCGCCGCGCCGCCGAGGTCGACAAGCTGAACGACTGCCTGGCGCGCGCGCTCGGCGCCTTCATCCGGGACGGGGTGGCGGAAGCGCGGCGCTGACGGCGTTGCCAGCCAGTACCTCAGGCACGCGCCACCGACGGATCACGCAACTGCTACTGGCGATGGGCGCCACCGGGGCCCGCCCGCCGCTCGGGGCGCGCAAGCCAAGCGCCCGGAGGCCGCGCCCTGCGCCGGGGGATGTCAGAACAACCCTTCGATCCGCCCGTCCGCATCCAGCATGATGCTCTCCGCTGCCGGCACACGCGGCAGGCCTGGCATCGTCATGATGTCGCCGCACACCGCCACAACGAAGCCCGCGCCGGCGGACAGCCGCACCTCGCGCACCGGCAGCACGTGGCCTTCCGGCGCGCCGAGCTTCGTGGGGTCGGCGCTGAACGAATACTGCGTCTTTGCGATGCAGACCGGCAGGTCGCGGTAGCCGTCCTTCTCGAAGCGCTCGAGCTTCTGCGCGACGGGCGCGGGGATGGAGACCGAGGCGGCGCGATACACCTCCCGCGCGATCGTCTCGATCTTGCCGGCCAGCGAGACATGGTCGGTGTACAGCGGTGCGAAGGCGGCGCGCTTGCCCGCGATCATGCCCTGCACCGCGCGCGCGAGGTCGAGCGCGCCCTTCGCGCCATCCCCCCAATGCGTGCACAGGATCGCATCGGTGCCGAGCGCGCGCATCGCCTCCTGCACGGCGGCGATCTCGGCATCCGTATCGCCGGTGAAGCGGTTCAGCCCCACCACCACCGGCACGCCGAACTTGCCGACATTCTCGACATGGCGCGCGAGGTTCACCACGCCGCGCTTCACGGCCGCCACGTCCTCGCGCCCCAGCTCCGCCTTTGCCACGCCGCCATGCATCTTGAGCGCGCGCACCGTCGCGACCACCACGCAGGCGGCCGGCGCGAGGCCCGCCTGGCGGCACTTGATGTCCATGAACTTCTCGGCGCCGAGGTCGGCACCGAAGCCCGCTTCCGTCACCACCACGTCGGCCAGCTTAAGGCCCAGCCGCGTCGCCATCACCGAATTGCAGCCATGCGCGATGTTGGCGAAGGGCCCGCCATGCACGAGCGCGGGTGAGCCCTCGATGGTCTGTACCAGGTTGGGCGCGAAGGCGTCGCGCAGCAGCACCGCCATGGCACCATCGGCCTTGATGTCTGCCGCGGTGACGGACTTCCCCTCGCGCGTCTGGCCCACGATCATGCGCCCAAGCCGCGCCTGCAGGTCGGCCAGGTCCTTCGCCAGGCAGAACACCGCCATGACTTCCGACGCCACTGTGATGTCGAAGCCGTCCTCGCGCGGGAAGCCGTTCGCGACACCGCCGAGCGACGACACCACCGAGCGCAGCGCACGGTCGTTCATGTCGAGCGCGCGGCGCCAGGAGATCCGCCGCGCATCGAGCCCCGTGCCGTTGCCCCAGTACAAATGGTTGTCGACCATCGCCGCCAGCAGGTTGTTGGCGGAGGTGATCGCGTGGAAGTCGCCGGTGAAATGGAGGTTGATGTCCTCCATCGGCAGTACCTGCGCATAGCCGCCGCCCGTCGCCCCGCCCTTCACGCCGAAGCAGGGACCGAGCGACGGCTCGCGTAGCGCAATCATCGTCTTCACGCCGAGCGCGTTCAGCGCATCGCCCAGGCCCACGGTGGTGGTGGTCTTGCCCTCGCCTGCCGGCGTGGGATTGATGCCGGTGACCAGCACCAGCGCACCATCCGGGCGGTCCTGCTGGGCTGCTATGAAGTCGAGCCCGATCTTCGCCTTGAACTTGCCGTAGGGCTCCAGCGCGTCGTCGGGGATGCCGGCGCGCGCGGCGATCTCGCGGATCGGCTTCAGCGTCGCGGCGCGCGCGATCTCGAGGTCGGTCGACATGACCTGGCGTCTCCCTGCTTGGCGTCTTGTGCCGGGCGCTTATCTGGGTGGGAGAAAATGGTAAAGGCCTGGAGTCCGGGGATGAACCCGGCAAGGCGTCCGCCGGAGACATCACCGATGCATCGCTTCCTGCCCATCCTGGCGGTCCTGGCCGGCTGCCTGGTCGCCGAACGTGCCGCGGCGCAGACAGGGCTCGCGCCGCAGGCCGCGCCCGCGCTCGGCGCACCGGGCTTCGACCAGTGGCGCATCGGCATCGGGTTCGGGCTGCTGGTGACGCCCGACTACCTCGGGTCGAATGACGTGACGGTGCGCCCGCTGGCCGCACCCGAGATCCGCGCGCCCTACGACACGGTCTTCCTGTCCTTTCGCGACGGGCTCGGCGCCACCGTGCTGCGGGAGGGCCCCTTCTCCGCCGGGCTGGTGCTGCGCCCGCGTTTCGGCCGCGACCAGGACGACAACAGCGCGCTGCGCGGCATGGGCGATATCCGCCTGTCCGGCGAAGGCGGCGGCTTCGTCTCATACTCCGACGGCACCTGGCTGGCGCGCGGCGAAGTCCGCTACGGCTTCGGCGGCTATTCAGGCGTGGTCGCCGATGCGCGCGTGGACCGCGTGTGGCGCGTGCACCCGCAGGTGATCCTGTCGGCCGGGCCGCGCCTGTCCTGGGGCGGGTCCGGCTTCGCCGAGACGTTCTTCGGCGTCGACGAGGACCAGTCGCAGCGCAGCGGCTACGCGCCCTTCCGGCCGAACGACTACTGGTATGCGGCGGTCGCCGGCGGCGCGACCTGGGCGATCGACCAGCGCTGGGCATTGATCATGTTCGGCGAGGTCGGGCGCATCATGGGCCAATCCGCGGACAGCCCGCTGATCGACCGCGGCAGCGCGACGCAGGGCGTGTTCGGCCTCACCATGGCCTACCGCTTCCTGCCCTGACACTCCGGGCTTCGCAGGTCCGGCGCCGCGGCGTAACCTACCCGGAAACCGTCCGGGAGAACGTCAATGATCGAACGCCGCAGCCTGCTTGCCGCCGTGCCGGCAGCCCTGTTCGCAACACCGCTCCGCGCACAGGAGGCCTGGCCCACGCGGCCGGTCACCATCCTGGTCCCCTTCGTCGCCGGCGGTCCGTCCGACATCGTCGGGCGCATCATCGCACAGCGCATGGCCTCCGCGATCGGCCAGCCGGTGGTGGCGGAAAACCGCCCCGGCGCGAATGGCGAGGTGGCGGGCCGCGCCGTCGCCCGCGCCGCGCCGGACGGGCACACGCTGCTGGTCGGATCGATCGGTGTCTTCGCCATCAACGCCGCCCTGCGGCCGAACCTCGGCTATGACCCGGTGCGCGACTTCGCACCGATCACGCTGGCGGTGACCACGCCGAACGTGCTCGTGGTCAATGCGCAGCGCGTGCCGGCCAACACGCTACCCGAACTGGTCGCCTGGCTGAAGGCGAATGCCGGGCGCACATCCTATTCCACCTCGGGCGTCGGCTCCTCCGACCACTTGACGATGGAACTGTTCAAGCAGCTGACAGGCACCGACCCCACCCATGTGCCCTATGGCGGCGGTGCCGCCGCGGCGACCGACCTGATTGCGGGCAACGTGCAGTTGTCGTTCCAGAACCTCGGCACCGTCGCGGGACACATCCAGGGCGGACGGCTGAAGGCGATCGCCGTCACCTCGCGCCAGCGCCACGCCATCCTTCCGGACGTCCCGACCGCCATCGAAGCCGGCCTGGCGGACTTCGAGGTGACCTCGTGGCAGGCGCTGATGGCACCCACCAACGTCCCGGCCCCCATCCTCTCGCGGCTCAACGCCGAAGCGACCGCCGCGCTGAAGCACCCCGAGAGCGTCCAGCGCCTCGAACAGATTGGCTTCACCGTGGTCGCCGGCAGCGCCGACTCCTACAGCGCCTTCCAACGCGCCGAAATCGACCGCTGGCGGCGCGTGGTGCAGGCAGCGAACATCCGGGCGGAATAGGCACGGGGGGCGGCTTGCGGGGAGGGCTTGACCCTCCCCCGCACCTCCACCCACCAAAGGCCCAAGGGCCTCTGGACACGTCGACGTGATCGGGCGGATCTGCGCGCGGCATGGCGGGGCGGTTCGGAGGGGCAGCCGCCCAGTCGTGCCGAACCAAAGTCGGCCTCGTGTGATCAGGTGCAGCGCTATATTGCAGTACTGCCTCGCTCGAGCGCAGAGCGCCGCAGTACACGTTCTCCTCCGGCCTGATGCCGGCCGCATGATCAACTCGCGCGCGCATGCGCTGCCACCATTCGATCGGGTCGGATGGCACGTCGGCCATCACGCCGCCTTGCCGGGCACCATCGTTCTGCAGCCGCTACGCTGCGGAGCGAATTGCCGGCGGATGGACGTATTGGATGATATCCGTCTCTTCATCCACGAAACCGACTCTCAATCTGATTTTTACGCCATCACGACCGCATCGTCATGCACGGGTTTGATTACTGGAATTGCCGCTTTGGACACACCACCGCGTCGTACTCATTGACCGACGCAATCGGGTCCCCTCGATGGGAAATTCCATCTGTCCGATCAGCCATTCACCGTGGCCACCCGGCCTTTCCAGTTGATCTGAAACGGATCACAGGAGCCTCCAGCCAATCTCCTGTTCTTGACAGCCCATCCCCTGTCCGGTCCATTTTCCTGAATCGAGTGGGACGCCTAAATTGACGCGCCTGGAGAGCCTTTTCGTACAACTTGAAGACCGCCTCCTCCTCGCGGCACAGCCTGTGGTTGCGATTGACGGCGACCTTCAGCCATTGATCGGTGAACAGGCGCAAATCACCGTCACCTTCGACAACCAACCCGATGGCAGTGCGGGTGGCGATGTCGGCTATGCGCCGTATGTCGACCTGATCCTGCCGCAGAACGGCGCGGATGGCGCCGGCGTCGGCAACAACCCGGTCAATGACGGCGTCAGCTTCGCATCGGCCAGCTATCTCGGCGTCTCGCTGAGCGCCACGGTCCTCGAATTCGATGCCGCCGGCCAGGCGGTCCATCCCTTCGCCCGCGACGGCTCCGGCAACCTGCGCGTCGTCAATGCCGCGGACTACGGTGCGGCCGCCGGCGACCAGCTCGTGGTCTTCGCGCTGCCCTACGGGTCCTTCGTGCCGGACCAGCCCGCCGCCGCCATCCAGGTCACGCTCAATGTCTCGAACCTGGCGGACCTCGATACGCCGCTACCCATCTCGGCGGTCGGCGGCTTTGCCTATGGTCGCGACGCGCTCAACAACCCGACCGCCGATCCCCCGGTGCTGGGCCAGCCGGTCACGGTGCAACTCACGCCCACGCTGCTGACGATCGACAAGACCTTCAACGGTCCGGAAGGCGAGACCGCGACCGGTCCCAGTTACCCGCGCAGCTACACGATCGACCTCGACATCGCGACAGGCCAGGTGGTCACCGGCGCGAGCCTGCTGGACACGCTGCCCGACGGCATCGTGGTCATCGGCACACCGACGATCACCGGCGCGCCTGGCTCGGCGGCCTACGACCCCATCACCCACACCGTCTCGGCATCGCTCAACGGTTCGGTGACCGGCGTCGCGGGGCCGGAAGCCACGCTGACCATCAACTTCTACGTGGCCGAGACGCTGGTGCCCGGCGCCGCCAACACCCCGGTGCTCGACCCGATCACCGGCGCGCCGCGCACGCTGGAGAACAACGTCAGCGCCGAGGTGGACTGGGACCCGATCGACCCGCGCGACGATCCGCGCACGATCATCGTGGACCCCGACGGGCCGGAGGAGGTGTTCACCGCCAAGAGCATCGCCACGCAGAAATCGCAGACGGTGGTCATCGATGCCAACGCCGCGGGCCTCGGCCCCGGCGACACGATCGAATACACGATCAACGTCCAGATTTCCGACTACTTCAACTTCCGCAACCTGGTCCTGTCCGACGTGATGTCCGACGGCCAGGTCTATGTCGCCAACACGGCGCGGATCGCGGTGCTCGAGGCCGGGTCCACGCTCGGCTCCGGCCTGTTCGCCGTGCCGAACTTCACCGCGGTGCGCGACAGCGGCACCGGCCGCACGGCCTTCACCTTCGACGTCTCGGACCAGTTGGTGGCAAATGGCGCGCTGGACGGCGTGCTGCAGGGCGGCGACGGCGGCCTTGGCCCCACGACGCTGCAGATCACCTACCGGGCCGAGGTCGAGCGCTACTTCCTGGTGCCGAAAGCCAATGGCGACCCGATCGCGGTCGGCCAGGGCGACTCGCTGTCGAACCAGGCCTCGGTCACCGGGGAGATCGTCAACGACCTCGGCGTCCCCACCGGCGGCGCGCCCAACGACGGCACGAGCAGTTCGGCGCAGATCGCCACCGGCAGCACCAGCAAGACGATCTACGCGCTGAACGGGCAGCTGGTCGGTCCCGGCCCGGTGCAGATCGCCGCCGGCGACCTCATCACCTTCCGCCTCACCTATTCCATGCCGCAGACCCTGACGCAGGAATTGCGGCTGACCGACTACCTGCCGCTGCCGGTCTTCGACGTCGACACATTCACGCTGTCGCTGCTGGATGAAGTCTCCCCTGCGGCGCCGGGCGAGGATGTCGCGAAATGGGGTCCGCTCGCCGTCGGGTTCAGCCAGGAACTGACCGAGATCCCCGAGGTCCTGGTCAATTCCGCGGCGAACAGCCTGACCTTCGTCTTCCGCAACCTCGAACCCGTGGTGCCGACCAGCACGACGGCCGACATCCTGTTCACCATCCGCGTCGCCGACCAGCCCTTCGGCGACGGCCTTCTGCTGACCAACCAGGTGCTGGCGGTCGAAACCAGCACGACCGGCACCACCAGCAGCAGCGAGGCGATCATCCAGGTCACGCTGACCGAGCCGGAACTGCGCATCACCAAGGGCGTGATCGCCACCGACAGCCCGCAGGGCATCCTCACGCCCGGCACGGTCGGGCCGGTCCCCTTCACCGCGCCGGGCAGCCCGGGCGTACGCTTCAGCGGCGTGATCGACAGCACGGACCTGGCTCTCACGCCGGTGGACAGCAACCTCGGCAACGTCGATGCCGGCGACCGGGTGTCCTTCGCCATCGTCGTCGAGAACATCGGCAGCGGCCGCAACGGCGCCTACGACATCGTCATCTCGGACAACCTGCCGCAGGGCTATCGCATCCCGACCTCGGGCTTGAATCTCCAGGTCACGGATGGCGCCGGCAATGCGCTGGCCTACGCCATCATCGGCGACGTCTTTACCGGCGGCATTCAGCTGATCGACCCCGCCGGCGGTGCGACGGGCGCGCTATCGCCCTTCTCGCCGACCAGCGGCACCAACATCGTCGTCATCACCTACGACCTCGAGCTCACCGAGACGCCGCAGCCGCGCAGCCAGCTGACGAACCTCGCGGAGATCGAGAACTACGCGGCCATCGAGGGCGGCATCGACCGCGTGCCGACCACGCAGGAACAGACCTTCGACATCGCCACCGTACAGGTGGGCGATCCGACCTTCGAGAAGACGATCGTCACGACCTCCCTGCCCGAGACCGGGCAGAATGCTGGCAACCCGGCCTTCCCCGACCTCAACATCGGCGAGACCGTGACCTTCGAACTGGTCGGCACGCTGCGGGAAGGTCGGATCGTGGGCCTGGCCTTCGAGGACCGGCTACCGACCTCGCCCGGCCGGCTGGACTTCGTCAGCGCCTCGGTCGTCTCGATCGGGTCCAGCCTGTTCGTGCGCAATCCCGACGGCACGCCCGGCGTCGCGCTTACGGCACCGGCCATCGACGTGAACGGCAACACCATCCGGCTGGTGTTCGCCGACGACATCGTCAACATGCCGGACAACGTCGTGAACGACGGTGACCGCATCGTCATCCGCGTGACCGCGATCGCGGCCGACGTGCCGCAGAACTCCGCGGGCACCGACCTGGTGAATACCGGCGCCCTGCAGTTCATCATCAGCAGCGGCGTGGTCGAGCTGACCGACACGGCGACGGCCGAGATCGTCGAGCCGGCCTTCACCCTGACCAAGAACGCCGACCGCGAGACGGTGGAGGGCGGCGACATCGTCACCTATACCGTGACGCTTGCCCCGACCGCATCGACCGCGGCGGGACCGGCCTTCGACCTGGTTTTCGTCGACCCGCTGCTGTTCGGCTCGCTGACCCTCGTGGCGGGCAGCGCGACGCTCGTCACCGGGCCGGCCGGCGGTGCCACCGTCACGGAAGTCGGCGGCACGGTGCGCGTGAACGCCTCGGTGATCCTGCCGAACGAGAGCATCACCTTCACCTATCGGGCCCGGGTCGAACCCACCGTCGAAGCGGGCACCTCGCTGCCCAACGTCGTGGTCTACAATGCCGACAGCTATCCCGGCGTGAACCCGGAGGGGGTCGAGCGGCAGTACGAGCTGAGTGCCACGGAGTCGGTGCGCGTCCCGGGGCCAGGCCTGGTCAAGACGGTGATCGCCGCGGATACCAGCCTGCCCGAGACCGGCAGCAACCGCTACGACACGTCGCGCGTCGACCTCGCGATCGGCGAGATCGTCACCTACCGCATCACCCTCACGCTGCCCGAGGCCGTCACCAACACCGTCACCTTCACCGACCTGCTGCCCGTCCTGGGCGGCCCGGCCGGGGCGAACGGGGTGTTCCAGTACCTGAACGCCGGCATCACGCGCGTGGGGGCGAACATCACCGGCCTGCCGCTGGTCGTCACGCCGGTGGTATCCGACCGCGACAACGACGGTGTCCTCGACACCGTCACCTTCTCGCTCGGCACCCTCACAAACACGCCTGATGACGATTCGGATGCCGACGACCAGATCGAGTTCTTCGTCACGGCCCGCGTCCGCGACGCCGCCGCGAATTTTGCCGGCAATGCGCCGATCAACCAGGCGACGGTCACCTACGAGGCCGACGGGATCACCGTAACCCAATCGGCCTCGGCCCGGGTCGACATCGTCGAACCCACCATCGTCATCGACAAGCTATCGAGCGATTCGTCCGGTGATGGCGGCGATGTCGTCTCCTACGTGGTCGGCATCGCCATCCAGGACCCGAATGCGGGGCCGGCCTATGACGTGGTGATCACCGACAACGTGCCGGTCGGCATCAATATCGACGCCGCGACCCTGGCCTTCGTGGGCGTTCCACCGATCGGCAGCACCATTGCCTATGACGCGACGACACGCGTCATCACCGTCACCGTGCCGGTGCTGCTGTTCGAGGACGCTCCCGTCATCTTCGGCTACAACACCGTCGTCGCGAACACCGTGCGCCCCGACGAGGTCCTGACGAATGTCGCCGAGGTGGTATACGACAGCCATCCTGGCGATGTGCCCACCGAGTTCCAGCGCGAATACTTGCCCGTGCGGGACAGCACGACCTTCACCGTCGATCGCCCCGTCATGTCGAAGCGTGTGATCGACACCGACATCCCGACGACCCAGTTCGACCAGCAGCAGCCGACGATCCAGGATGTCGCGATCGGCGAGACCGTGACGTACCTCGTCACGCTGCGCATGCCCGAGGTCACGACCAACATCGTGCTGACCGACCTGCCGCCGCGCCAGGATGGTTCGCCGGCGATCGCCGGCGACATGCGCTACGTGAGCAGCCGGGTCATCTCGATCGGCGGCAATCTCCAGCTTGGTGCCGGCGCGCCCAGCGTTGGCGATGCCGGCGTGGTCTTCGACCCAGACGGCGATGGCATCGTGAACACCATCACCTGGGATTTCGGGCTGATCACGAATATCGCCGACAATGTCGAGAGCGACCGCGACCTGATCGTCGTCGAGGTGGTACTGCGCGTCGCCGACCTTCCGTCGAACCAGGTCGGTGACCGGCTGATCAATGTCGCACAGGCGCAATACACCCGCGCCGACGGCAGCACGGCGCTGGTGACGCAGAACGAGACGGTCGAGATCGTCGGCCCCGA from Roseomonas fluvialis encodes the following:
- a CDS encoding AAA family ATPase — translated: MSHAAAVPQPAAGRVIAIASGKGGVGKTWFAITLAQAMARRGARVLLVDADLGLANVDVQLGFQPERDLSAVISGRLTTEAAATRHAAAGIDILAGRSGSGALASLEGVALDVVLAAIAGAAVRWDRVVVDLGAGLEAPQRRIAAAADTLLVLATEEPTSLTDAYAVLKLHAADRPGGDARIVVNLAADAAGGLRTHAALARAAATFLRRDIPLAGVVRRDAKVRDAIRHQAPLLTRHPGCIAARDVEAIARGLA
- a CDS encoding OpgC family protein translates to MIRQDRDLRVDIVRGFALWAIFVNHTPGNWLGYITPRNYTLADATEAFVMLAGYAAGLAYGIVMDRQGWFFAASRVMGRVFTLYVAHIFLLVLFTAQVGFSAERLDAAAYLDELHLDPFATEPYRALLEALLLRYQPSFLNILPLYIVVLAMFALAMPLMRRPWLMLALSVGLWVCARAFDLTLPSWRGEDWFFNPLAWQLLFFIGCAIGYRPPGGAALSVPWRPWAGALCWLLLAAGAAMTVLIYFQWDFAEASLPAFAPFLAAIDKASLHPMRLLTMLALTYLIAHGIPRDAAWMRTRPALLLALLGQQALPVFCAGIGLSFAARLALEFSDGWAVQAVVNLVGAALLVGLAVLTAWYGAEKRAVRRPPPPLQAPATGDSR
- a CDS encoding SGNH/GDSL hydrolase family protein, whose translation is MRFVLALLVGLSLAWPVAAVQGPGCGAPAEWLESPPLRATATGIATGRLRILAVGSASVSGPGVTAPAAAWPARLEALLRERRPDLALTFEVRGARGSTATDQWRQIEEALRAGPIDLVIWQAGMTEAVRGLPIDDMAAVISQGLDRLHARGVDAIIMGIQYSRFLRANAEVDPYRDALRVLAAAGHAGFFSRYDIMRAWAEAGTVDMERAQRDRRAAEVDKLNDCLARALGAFIRDGVAEARR
- a CDS encoding formate--tetrahydrofolate ligase — translated: MSTDLEIARAATLKPIREIAARAGIPDDALEPYGKFKAKIGLDFIAAQQDRPDGALVLVTGINPTPAGEGKTTTTVGLGDALNALGVKTMIALREPSLGPCFGVKGGATGGGYAQVLPMEDINLHFTGDFHAITSANNLLAAMVDNHLYWGNGTGLDARRISWRRALDMNDRALRSVVSSLGGVANGFPREDGFDITVASEVMAVFCLAKDLADLQARLGRMIVGQTREGKSVTAADIKADGAMAVLLRDAFAPNLVQTIEGSPALVHGGPFANIAHGCNSVMATRLGLKLADVVVTEAGFGADLGAEKFMDIKCRQAGLAPAACVVVATVRALKMHGGVAKAELGREDVAAVKRGVVNLARHVENVGKFGVPVVVGLNRFTGDTDAEIAAVQEAMRALGTDAILCTHWGDGAKGALDLARAVQGMIAGKRAAFAPLYTDHVSLAGKIETIAREVYRAASVSIPAPVAQKLERFEKDGYRDLPVCIAKTQYSFSADPTKLGAPEGHVLPVREVRLSAGAGFVVAVCGDIMTMPGLPRVPAAESIMLDADGRIEGLF
- a CDS encoding MipA/OmpV family protein, which codes for MHRFLPILAVLAGCLVAERAAAQTGLAPQAAPALGAPGFDQWRIGIGFGLLVTPDYLGSNDVTVRPLAAPEIRAPYDTVFLSFRDGLGATVLREGPFSAGLVLRPRFGRDQDDNSALRGMGDIRLSGEGGGFVSYSDGTWLARGEVRYGFGGYSGVVADARVDRVWRVHPQVILSAGPRLSWGGSGFAETFFGVDEDQSQRSGYAPFRPNDYWYAAVAGGATWAIDQRWALIMFGEVGRIMGQSADSPLIDRGSATQGVFGLTMAYRFLP
- a CDS encoding Bug family tripartite tricarboxylate transporter substrate binding protein, whose protein sequence is MIERRSLLAAVPAALFATPLRAQEAWPTRPVTILVPFVAGGPSDIVGRIIAQRMASAIGQPVVAENRPGANGEVAGRAVARAAPDGHTLLVGSIGVFAINAALRPNLGYDPVRDFAPITLAVTTPNVLVVNAQRVPANTLPELVAWLKANAGRTSYSTSGVGSSDHLTMELFKQLTGTDPTHVPYGGGAAAATDLIAGNVQLSFQNLGTVAGHIQGGRLKAIAVTSRQRHAILPDVPTAIEAGLADFEVTSWQALMAPTNVPAPILSRLNAEATAALKHPESVQRLEQIGFTVVAGSADSYSAFQRAEIDRWRRVVQAANIRAE